CCACCGGATCGACGCTAAACTCCAGAATGGAACAGTGGCCGGTTCGCGTGGCTGTTCAATTTGTTACGGAATCATGGCTTGACCGCAATGCCAGCCACTGTTTGGCTAAGACATTAGTTGGGCCCGCGACGCGGAATGGGGTCAGCTGGCCAAGTtataattaaattaacaaCTTGGCATTTTGATAGAAcgataaaacaaagaaaagcAGAAAAAATCAGCGGATGGCCGTCGAAATCCATGGCCAAAAACTTCAAATCAGTTGGAAAAATGTCTACAACTTGGCCGAAGCTACTGCTCACAGCATTTTTCTTGGTCCGATGCCAAAGTCAGTCCAAGAACGATGTTCTGCATGTTTTTGCCCCGCCGCTGGTATCGACAACAAGTCACGATGCCGGCAAAGTCAACAATGTCACGCTGACTCCGCCAGGACTCATCACCCAAGGACGGGAGCTGGAACAAGAGCTAGAGCTGGAGCTGGGACAGGACCCACTGACACCACATGCTGCTTTATCGTCACAGCGCAAACTCTCGAGAGGCAAACGCTTTGTGGCCTTTCCCGTGGGTTCATCAGCATCGGTGAGTCCCCTGGCTGAAGCTTTGGAGTCCGACATTAAATCAAATATGTATTTCCGACAACATTTAGGCCGCTGTCTGTCTCACCACCGGTGTTATCGGCAACCCCAACTTACTATATCTCAGTCTGGGCATCAATTGGGGCGTTGCCTACGACCTGCCCAATGTCACATGGGTCCTGCAGAATGCCCATGGCTGGACCACAAAGAAATCGGCCAAAGCGCAAATCAAACGCAGACACCGACGTGAGCTCTACAGTCGACTGGAGACAATGATAGACAGGTGAGTGTGGGTCATCAGCTCTAGCTCTGGTCATTCATGAGATTTGAGGGAAATTATCTCAAGTTCTTGTGTGTGAAAATTGTCAGCAAATTTTGTTCTCAGATTTCGTTCTTGAATGTTTGGACTGGCTTTTAAGAGCTCTCTTCTGGCTTTTGTATACAATTTTAAGCTCAAGAGACAGTCAAAAAAATCGGGTACCATCGAAATCTTTGGGCGTTTTACTACTATTTATACTGTCTTTGGTATAAGTAATCTCAAGGCGAGATACAAGTGAATAAATTAGTCATCAAGCCTTCAGTTTTTTCTTTATAATATCCTTTCTTATTTAGATCTACATTATTATAAAACGGAAAATTATTTGGATATATGCTATTCCTGCACACCCAAGTATATACTTCATTATTCAATCATTGATTAAATacttatttaattaaaaaaatactaTCATTTGTTAACTACAGCTTTGCCAGAATATGGAATGAATCATTCGATTTTATAGACCTAGAAATATAAAGCATTAAGTAAAGTTATTTTACTACATCCAACTGTCTTATATTTCCGAAAcgaaatgtacatatgtacacggGCaatcgtacatacatatgtatgtacacagaTGTATGGGCATGTACCCGTACCCCCACCCATATGTGGATACTTTACATGCTTCAAGTAGCAGACCCCCAGCCCCCCTTATGTTCCACTCACCGACTGCCTCTTTGGGGGAGTGTCTGTGCCAAAATCAGCCAAGCCACTTGGCTTATCACGCACAGTGCGACCAAGAAAACTTCGCACCCGAAGTGGTCGTTGTCCCTACCCGTCTGCTGTCCTGCTCCACCCTGTGccggagagggagagggggtGCGTGCTCTTGGCATAAT
This region of Drosophila miranda strain MSH22 chromosome 2, D.miranda_PacBio2.1, whole genome shotgun sequence genomic DNA includes:
- the LOC108153904 gene encoding uncharacterized protein LOC108153904, producing the protein MSTTWPKLLLTAFFLVRCQSQSKNDVLHVFAPPLVSTTSHDAGKVNNVTLTPPGLITQGRELEQELELELGQDPLTPHAALSSQRKLSRGKRFVAFPVGSSASAAVCLTTGVIGNPNLLYLSLGINWGVAYDLPNVTWVLQNAHGWTTKKSAKAQIKRRHRRELYSRLETMIDSMGYNGRDCVLRTLCESRQYFQRTKMNMVGEMLRTIFSLPKQRIFTRELHENSDIVHYDKAYRQAHLDDCAAQYDCHFSLLELAFGKYTTPPKNYYAQ